The Desulfuromonas acetexigens genome has a segment encoding these proteins:
- a CDS encoding sensor histidine kinase codes for MGDDTGDAVRPGTSAAAGGGVRRFFGQAVLLGLLAATSCCNYLLFHSLAELYAIVIACGIFIIAWTARAHYHNDYLLFIGIAYLFVAAFDTLHMLGYHGMAVFTDIPGYNLGPQLWLAGRFLEAGTLLLAPRFIRRPLPLRPVFAGYGLISALALWSIFGARNFPLCFTPETGLTLFKVIAEYAIVALLLAALIHLVSRRATLDRRIYRLLFASILLTMASELCFTLYISHYGPANLLGHLLKIVSFTLIYFAIIDTALRRPFALLFRDLKEGRDSLLAAQRAAKLGSWSWRPATQEMRWSEETYRLLGLSGEISPPGFDRLIAALDPCDRENARQALEAARHGGSLRMEVRRDDSGEAPVHLRIEGDWELDGDGAPLLAGIVQDISEAVAAEELRREIDGITRHDLRTPLTPIIGIAEVLALTGKNLTDEQRGMLEDIRLSGVRMLDLINRSLTLYKIERGTYQLQPEAFDLLDTLREVLRETAERSATAGVTCRLEPAKEAGTQWIIGERLLCHTLFANLIGNAVEASPPGETVIITVAESAEIWRVSIDNSGEVPESFRPRFFEKYATSGKKGGTGLGTYSAMMAARAHGGTILLHCGAGRTTLTVELPKSPPELLNGENEIP; via the coding sequence ATGGGGGACGATACCGGGGACGCAGTCCGGCCGGGCACAAGCGCCGCCGCAGGTGGGGGCGTCCGCCGGTTTTTCGGCCAGGCCGTTCTGCTCGGCCTTCTGGCGGCGACCTCCTGCTGCAACTATCTGCTCTTCCATTCCCTGGCCGAACTTTACGCCATCGTCATCGCCTGCGGGATTTTCATTATCGCCTGGACCGCTCGGGCCCATTACCACAACGACTACCTCCTCTTCATCGGCATCGCCTATCTCTTCGTCGCTGCCTTCGACACCCTGCACATGCTCGGCTACCACGGCATGGCGGTCTTCACCGACATTCCGGGCTACAACCTCGGTCCTCAACTCTGGCTGGCGGGGCGGTTCCTCGAAGCCGGCACCCTGCTGCTGGCGCCGCGCTTCATCCGCCGCCCACTCCCCTTAAGACCGGTCTTCGCCGGCTACGGGCTGATATCGGCCCTGGCCCTCTGGTCGATCTTCGGCGCTCGCAACTTTCCCCTCTGCTTCACCCCGGAAACGGGACTGACCCTGTTCAAAGTCATCGCCGAATACGCCATCGTCGCCCTGCTGCTGGCCGCCCTGATCCATCTGGTCTCGCGCCGAGCCACCCTCGACCGCCGCATTTACCGTCTGCTCTTCGCGTCGATCCTGCTGACCATGGCCTCGGAACTCTGCTTCACCCTCTACATCAGCCACTACGGCCCCGCCAACCTGCTCGGCCATCTGCTCAAAATCGTCAGCTTCACCCTGATCTATTTCGCCATCATCGACACCGCCCTGCGCCGCCCCTTTGCCCTGCTCTTCCGCGACCTCAAGGAAGGTCGCGACAGCCTGCTGGCGGCGCAGCGGGCGGCGAAACTGGGGAGTTGGTCCTGGCGACCGGCAACGCAAGAGATGCGCTGGTCGGAAGAGACCTATCGCCTTTTGGGTCTGTCCGGGGAAATCTCCCCCCCCGGATTCGACCGGCTCATCGCCGCCCTCGATCCCTGCGACCGGGAAAATGCCCGCCAGGCGCTGGAAGCGGCGCGGCACGGCGGCTCCCTGCGTATGGAAGTCCGTCGGGATGATTCCGGGGAAGCCCCCGTCCATCTGCGCATCGAAGGGGACTGGGAGCTGGACGGCGACGGCGCTCCCCTGCTGGCGGGGATCGTTCAGGACATCAGCGAGGCAGTGGCGGCGGAAGAACTGCGGCGGGAGATCGACGGCATTACCCGCCACGACCTGCGCACCCCCCTCACCCCGATCATCGGCATCGCCGAAGTGCTGGCCCTGACCGGCAAGAATCTCACCGACGAACAGCGTGGGATGCTCGAAGACATCCGCCTGTCGGGCGTGCGTATGCTCGACCTGATCAACCGCTCGCTGACGTTGTACAAGATCGAACGGGGCACCTACCAGTTGCAGCCCGAGGCCTTCGATCTGCTCGACACCCTGCGGGAAGTGCTGCGAGAGACGGCCGAGCGGTCAGCGACGGCAGGCGTGACCTGCCGCCTGGAACCGGCGAAGGAGGCCGGAACGCAGTGGATTATCGGAGAGAGGCTGCTCTGCCACACCCTCTTCGCCAATCTCATCGGCAATGCCGTCGAGGCCTCTCCCCCGGGCGAAACGGTCATCATTACCGTGGCCGAGTCCGCCGAAATCTGGCGGGTATCCATCGACAACAGCGGCGAGGTTCCCGAGTCCTTCCGCCCCCGCTTTTTCGAAAAGTACGCCACCTCCGGCAAAAAGGGGGGCACCGGTCTCGGCACCTACTCGGCGATGATGGCCGCTCGCGCCCACGGCGGCACCATCCTTCTCCATTGCGGCGCGGGACGCACGACGCTGACGGTGGAACTGCCGAAGTCGCCCCCCGAACTCCTTAACGGGGAAAACGAAATTCCCTGA